A single genomic interval of uncultured Pseudodesulfovibrio sp. harbors:
- a CDS encoding iron ABC transporter substrate-binding protein, with protein MKFLTPFKALLLILVFAFSTTAHARSVTDSMDRTVDIPEKVSRVICSGPGALRLLTYLEAESMAVAVDDIEAKRRAYEARPYALANPQFKEMPIFGSFRGHDNPELILSLEPQPQVVLKTYPTMGHDPIELQQKTGIPVITLEYGNLGKKRQQLYRSLRIMGEVIGKQQRAEEVIAFIDAKIADLEKRTADIPEKDRPTVFVGGVAFKGPHGYQSTEPGYPPFTFVHANNLAYDSGLTGKDLQHSDIAKEKIVEWNPDFLFLDLSTLRMGDDASGLYELQTDLAYRTLDAVKAGKVYGLLPYNWYTQNYGSVLANAYYIGKLLYPDHFTDVDTAAMADEIYTFLVGKPVFGKMNSIFQNLAYKPVPVN; from the coding sequence ATGAAATTTCTTACTCCTTTCAAGGCCCTTTTACTGATACTCGTCTTCGCTTTCTCAACCACCGCCCATGCCCGTTCAGTCACGGACAGCATGGACCGGACGGTCGATATTCCCGAAAAGGTCAGTCGCGTCATCTGCTCCGGTCCCGGTGCTTTGCGGCTGCTTACATACCTTGAAGCGGAATCCATGGCCGTGGCGGTGGATGACATCGAAGCCAAAAGACGCGCCTACGAGGCACGGCCGTATGCCCTTGCCAACCCGCAATTCAAGGAAATGCCCATATTCGGTTCCTTTCGCGGACACGACAACCCGGAACTGATTCTGTCCCTTGAACCGCAACCGCAGGTCGTTCTGAAAACCTATCCCACCATGGGACATGATCCCATCGAGTTGCAGCAGAAAACAGGCATTCCCGTGATCACGCTCGAATACGGCAATCTCGGTAAGAAACGCCAGCAGCTATACCGTTCCCTGCGAATCATGGGTGAAGTCATCGGCAAGCAGCAGCGCGCCGAGGAAGTGATCGCGTTCATCGACGCCAAGATCGCGGACCTCGAAAAGCGCACTGCGGACATCCCGGAAAAGGACCGCCCCACCGTTTTTGTCGGCGGCGTGGCCTTCAAGGGACCGCACGGCTACCAGTCCACGGAACCGGGCTACCCTCCGTTCACCTTTGTCCATGCGAACAATCTGGCCTATGATTCCGGGCTGACCGGCAAGGACCTCCAGCATTCCGACATTGCCAAGGAAAAGATCGTGGAATGGAATCCCGACTTCCTGTTCCTCGACCTGTCCACGCTCCGCATGGGCGACGACGCAAGCGGCCTGTACGAACTCCAGACCGACCTGGCCTACCGCACCCTCGACGCGGTCAAGGCGGGCAAGGTGTATGGACTGCTTCCCTACAACTGGTACACCCAGAACTACGGCTCTGTCCTTGCCAACGCCTATTACATCGGCAAACTGCTGTATCCCGACCACTTTACGGACGTGGACACGGCAGCCATGGCTGACGAAATCTACACCTTCCTTGTGGGCAAACCCGTGTTCGGCAAAATGAACTCCATTTTCCAGAACCTCGCCTACAAACCCGTGCCGGTGAACTGA
- a CDS encoding ABC transporter ATP-binding protein, producing MRLTVSDVDFTYGEHDVLSNVNFDLAPGELLAILGPNGVGKTTLLKCINAIHRPSSGTVMVEGRDVLTMRPHEIATDIGYVAQKSEAARLTVFDAVLMGRKPHIVWRVSENDLRIVDSAIHHLGMGKMSLRYIDQLSGGELQKVAIARAMVQEPKLLLLDEPTSSLDLKSQVDILSMLRHVVSEHGIGAVMTMHDLNTALRFADKVLFLKDGRIHSTGPTCDVTSEVVEEVYGLPVHIHTVQGHPLIVPAI from the coding sequence ATGAGACTGACCGTTTCCGACGTCGATTTCACCTACGGCGAACACGACGTCCTCTCGAACGTGAACTTCGATCTCGCCCCGGGCGAACTGCTTGCCATCCTCGGCCCGAACGGGGTGGGCAAGACGACCCTGCTCAAATGCATCAACGCCATCCACCGCCCCTCTTCCGGGACGGTCATGGTCGAAGGGCGGGACGTGCTCACCATGCGCCCCCATGAGATCGCCACAGACATCGGATATGTGGCCCAGAAAAGCGAAGCGGCCCGACTCACCGTGTTCGACGCCGTGCTCATGGGACGCAAGCCGCACATTGTCTGGCGCGTAAGCGAAAATGACCTCAGGATCGTGGATTCAGCCATCCATCATCTCGGCATGGGAAAAATGTCACTGCGCTACATCGACCAGCTCAGCGGCGGCGAACTCCAGAAAGTCGCCATTGCCCGGGCCATGGTGCAGGAACCGAAACTCCTGCTGCTCGACGAACCCACCAGCTCCCTTGACCTCAAGAGTCAGGTCGACATCCTGTCCATGCTCCGTCACGTGGTGAGCGAACACGGTATCGGCGCGGTCATGACCATGCACGATCTCAACACCGCCCTGCGCTTTGCCGACAAAGTCCTGTTTCTCAAGGACGGGCGCATCCATTCCACCGGCCCGACCTGCGACGTCACGTCCGAAGTGGTCGAGGAAGTCTATGGCCTGCCCGTCCACATCCACACCGTACAGGGACATCCCCTGATCGTCCCGGCAATCTAG
- a CDS encoding FmdE family protein, with product MSCTFPTDLIKQTIAFHGHSCPGLAIGIRASELAFRELGTPEETNMVAIAETDMCGVDAIQFLTDCTLGKGNFMHRDFGKMAFSFFDRKTGKGFRALLNPENRTDLDAELGVLMGRESEGTATEAELKRIPEVKEILRERLMAMDLDDMFNVTWTQSGPPRPARVLASLTCEKCGEPTMESRTRRFAGKTLCSQCFEAMEQKI from the coding sequence ATGTCCTGCACTTTTCCCACCGATCTCATTAAACAGACCATCGCTTTCCACGGCCACAGCTGTCCCGGACTCGCCATCGGCATCCGCGCATCCGAGCTTGCTTTCCGGGAACTCGGCACGCCTGAAGAGACCAACATGGTCGCCATAGCCGAAACCGACATGTGCGGCGTGGACGCCATTCAGTTCCTCACGGACTGCACGCTGGGCAAAGGCAATTTCATGCATCGGGATTTCGGCAAGATGGCCTTCTCGTTTTTCGACCGGAAAACAGGCAAGGGGTTCCGCGCCCTGCTCAACCCCGAAAACCGCACTGACCTTGACGCGGAACTTGGCGTGCTCATGGGCAGGGAAAGCGAGGGAACTGCCACGGAAGCCGAGCTCAAGCGCATCCCGGAGGTCAAGGAGATCCTCAGGGAACGGCTCATGGCAATGGACCTCGACGACATGTTCAACGTCACATGGACACAGAGCGGACCGCCGCGTCCGGCACGCGTTCTGGCAAGCCTGACCTGCGAAAAATGCGGCGAACCGACCATGGAATCCCGCACCCGTCGGTTCGCAGGCAAGACCCTGTGCTCCCAGTGTTTTGAAGCCATGGAACAGAAAATCTAG
- a CDS encoding methylenetetrahydrofolate reductase — MRIPDLIDSLDRPFVSIELLPPRRDAEQSGFWQTVERLQTMKPLFTAVTCGAGGKGSVGTLATSRNLAEKHGFTVMPHVTCVHTKESDLKSQLDAIQSCGIRNVLAVRGDFPAGMESAPKGLRYASDLVKRINELAPTMAVGVAAYPDGHPESRSILEDIGFLKHKLDAGAAFGVTQLFFDNRRYFDMVDRLAAMGCDKPIIPSVLPIRTLGQIKRVMELCDAPIPGTILSEIEKAHEKGGDEAVGEYGTRLAATQLSDLLAGGAPGVHLYPFNQAELCLKVVQRAGLLP, encoded by the coding sequence ATGCGTATTCCCGATTTGATTGATTCCCTGGACAGGCCATTTGTTTCCATCGAACTGCTGCCCCCCCGGCGCGATGCCGAACAATCCGGCTTCTGGCAGACCGTGGAGCGGCTGCAAACCATGAAGCCGCTGTTCACCGCAGTCACTTGCGGAGCGGGCGGCAAAGGATCGGTCGGGACCCTTGCCACTTCTCGAAATCTCGCAGAAAAGCACGGGTTCACGGTCATGCCGCACGTAACGTGCGTGCACACGAAGGAATCCGACCTGAAATCCCAGCTCGATGCAATCCAGTCCTGCGGCATCCGCAATGTGCTTGCCGTGCGCGGCGACTTTCCGGCAGGCATGGAGTCCGCACCCAAGGGATTGCGGTACGCATCCGATCTGGTGAAACGCATCAACGAACTCGCACCGACAATGGCTGTGGGTGTGGCCGCCTACCCGGACGGGCATCCCGAGTCCCGTTCCATCCTCGAAGACATCGGCTTTCTCAAGCACAAGCTCGACGCAGGCGCGGCCTTTGGCGTGACCCAGCTGTTTTTCGACAACCGCCGCTATTTCGACATGGTGGACCGGCTCGCGGCCATGGGGTGTGACAAGCCGATCATCCCGAGCGTGCTGCCCATCCGCACGCTCGGCCAGATAAAACGGGTCATGGAACTGTGCGACGCCCCGATTCCCGGGACCATCCTCAGTGAAATTGAAAAGGCGCATGAAAAGGGCGGTGACGAGGCTGTTGGTGAATACGGCACACGCCTTGCCGCAACCCAGCTTTCCGATCTGCTCGCAGGCGGCGCACCCGGCGTGCACCTCTATCCGTTCAATCAGGCCGAACTCTGCCTGAAAGTCGTGCAACGCGCCGGACTGTTGCCCTGA
- a CDS encoding iron ABC transporter permease: protein MHFADGQVPAEYRRYIGWKLMLVMVSAGLLIAALIVAISLGAAHIPLKDVARSLTGGDVSIRFDMIVWNIRLPQALAAIVAGAGLAVAGTAMQSILRNPLGSPFTLGISHAAAFGAAFSVMVLDGGFMTSANADAITITNPYMTTGIAFFFSLTAAGVIVGVSRLRGATPEIMVLTGVALGALFTAGTMFLQFFADDVQLAAMVFWTFGDTARASWSELGVISVVTVLTSIYFLANGWNYNAIDAGDETAKGLGVRVERVRMIGMLLASMLTAVIIAFLGIIGFVGLVVPHMARRIIGSDHRFLLPASIIMGGLLLLVSDTAARLVLAPHILPVSVLTAFMGAPVFIYLIIRGQRR, encoded by the coding sequence GTGCATTTCGCTGACGGACAGGTACCCGCCGAATACCGGCGCTACATCGGATGGAAACTGATGCTCGTCATGGTTTCCGCAGGATTGCTCATAGCGGCGCTGATCGTGGCCATCTCTCTTGGCGCGGCCCATATTCCCCTGAAGGATGTGGCCCGAAGCCTGACAGGAGGAGATGTCTCCATACGGTTCGACATGATCGTCTGGAATATCCGGCTGCCGCAGGCACTGGCCGCCATCGTGGCCGGAGCCGGACTGGCAGTGGCCGGAACCGCCATGCAGTCCATCCTGCGAAACCCGCTCGGGTCACCGTTCACGCTGGGCATATCCCATGCTGCGGCCTTTGGCGCGGCGTTTTCCGTCATGGTGCTGGACGGCGGATTCATGACCTCGGCCAATGCAGATGCCATTACCATCACCAATCCGTACATGACCACGGGCATCGCCTTCTTCTTCAGCCTCACGGCTGCCGGGGTGATCGTCGGGGTCTCCCGGCTGCGCGGTGCCACACCGGAAATCATGGTGCTGACAGGCGTGGCGCTTGGCGCGCTCTTTACCGCCGGGACCATGTTCCTCCAGTTCTTTGCCGACGACGTGCAGCTCGCGGCAATGGTCTTCTGGACATTCGGGGACACGGCCCGCGCCTCTTGGTCCGAGCTGGGCGTCATATCGGTCGTCACCGTCCTGACTTCCATCTACTTCCTGGCAAACGGCTGGAACTACAACGCCATTGACGCCGGAGACGAAACCGCCAAGGGGCTGGGCGTGCGCGTGGAGAGGGTCCGCATGATCGGCATGCTCCTCGCGTCCATGCTCACAGCCGTGATCATCGCCTTTCTCGGCATCATCGGTTTTGTCGGACTGGTGGTGCCGCACATGGCGCGCCGGATCATCGGTTCGGACCACCGGTTCCTGCTGCCCGCATCCATCATCATGGGCGGTTTGCTGCTGCTTGTCTCGGACACGGCGGCCCGACTGGTCCTTGCCCCGCACATCCTGCCGGTCTCGGTCCTGACGGCCTTCATGGGGGCACCGGTATTTATCTACCTTATCATCAGGGGGCAAAGACGATGA
- a CDS encoding sulfide/dihydroorotate dehydrogenase-like FAD/NAD-binding protein, with product MGYKILQKKELIPGQTTMMVIDAPQVAKKAEPGNFVILRIAEHGERVPLTIADCDKENGTITIVYLVVGKTTAELNTIPEGAEILDVCGPLGKPTHIEKSGTVICVGGGTGIAAMHHIAKGHVAAGNHVIAIVGARSKDLLLFCTELSSFCPELRIATDDGSEGHKGFVTEVLKDALDNEDDIAEVVAIGPVPMMEAVAKVTEPYGVKTTVSLNSIMVDGIGMCGACRCSVGGETKFACVDGPEFDGHKVDFGELKSRLWQFRDQEQESMEKFTKRCKCHG from the coding sequence ATGGGCTATAAGATTTTGCAGAAAAAAGAACTGATTCCGGGTCAGACCACCATGATGGTCATTGACGCTCCACAGGTCGCGAAAAAGGCCGAACCCGGAAACTTCGTCATTCTCCGCATTGCCGAGCACGGCGAGCGCGTTCCCCTGACCATCGCGGACTGCGACAAGGAAAACGGCACCATCACCATCGTCTATCTCGTTGTGGGAAAAACCACGGCAGAGTTGAACACCATCCCTGAAGGCGCTGAAATCCTTGATGTCTGCGGCCCGCTCGGCAAGCCGACCCATATCGAGAAATCCGGCACGGTCATCTGTGTGGGCGGTGGCACCGGCATCGCGGCCATGCACCACATCGCCAAAGGGCATGTGGCAGCCGGAAACCACGTCATCGCCATCGTGGGTGCCCGCAGCAAGGACCTGCTCCTGTTCTGCACCGAACTTTCCTCCTTCTGTCCCGAGCTTCGCATCGCAACCGACGACGGCTCAGAAGGCCACAAGGGATTTGTCACCGAAGTCCTCAAGGACGCCCTCGACAACGAGGACGACATCGCGGAAGTCGTGGCCATCGGCCCGGTTCCCATGATGGAGGCCGTGGCCAAGGTCACCGAGCCGTACGGCGTCAAGACCACGGTTTCGCTCAACTCCATCATGGTGGACGGTATCGGTATGTGCGGTGCCTGCCGCTGCTCCGTTGGCGGCGAGACCAAGTTCGCCTGCGTGGACGGCCCGGAATTTGACGGTCACAAGGTCGATTTCGGCGAACTCAAATCCCGGCTCTGGCAGTTCAGGGATCAGGAACAGGAATCCATGGAAAAATTCACAAAGAGGTGCAAGTGTCATGGCTGA
- a CDS encoding RHS repeat-associated core domain-containing protein codes for MLFSDHHKDRYCQFSYNPETDSFERGWVRYADGTYEPERNGQNLDAKWRGDEAHWWHERKSADWMPWDHGFGFAWNHTQGEEGKPADWGHKSAAERDAGNVPYFMELTTDDHGRIQSRTERIDGRRETWTFKYDGNGRLIACIGANGWSQNFEYDNTGCRNADYAIGRTPFLRVLTYDDGGRLLATGDVTYEHDDNGFRSARTEDGMTTRYHYARDGRLLGVHLPDGVEISYEYDEDGLRSLKKVNGDPVTAYDWLDMTRLSGFFDGKKEFTFEYAQGAHLPHAMHTGTTAYGLQYDQAGSLKVISTKAGDTVKAIQYDPFGTVMWDSNPDLQLPIGFAGGLADRDTGLVRFGNRDYDPETGRWTSPGADGQARKLCLVDPINS; via the coding sequence ATGCTTTTTTCCGATCATCACAAAGACCGCTACTGCCAATTTTCTTACAATCCCGAAACCGACAGCTTTGAACGGGGGTGGGTCCGTTACGCGGACGGCACCTACGAGCCGGAACGCAACGGCCAGAATCTTGATGCCAAATGGCGCGGGGACGAAGCGCACTGGTGGCACGAACGCAAGTCGGCCGACTGGATGCCGTGGGACCACGGGTTCGGCTTTGCATGGAACCACACGCAGGGAGAAGAAGGCAAACCCGCGGACTGGGGCCATAAATCGGCAGCCGAACGGGACGCCGGAAACGTGCCGTATTTCATGGAACTGACAACCGACGATCACGGACGCATCCAGTCCCGCACCGAGCGCATCGACGGTCGCCGCGAAACATGGACCTTCAAATATGACGGGAACGGACGCCTGATTGCCTGTATCGGGGCAAACGGCTGGTCACAGAATTTCGAATACGACAACACGGGGTGCCGCAATGCGGATTACGCCATCGGACGCACCCCGTTCCTGCGCGTGCTCACGTACGATGACGGAGGTCGGCTGCTTGCAACCGGCGATGTCACATACGAACACGACGACAACGGTTTCCGCTCGGCCCGGACCGAAGACGGAATGACCACCCGCTACCACTATGCGCGGGACGGGCGCCTGCTCGGCGTCCACCTGCCGGATGGTGTCGAAATCTCATATGAATATGACGAGGACGGCCTGCGTTCCCTGAAAAAGGTCAACGGCGATCCGGTCACGGCGTATGACTGGCTCGACATGACCAGACTGTCCGGATTCTTTGACGGGAAAAAGGAATTCACCTTTGAATACGCACAGGGGGCGCACCTGCCCCATGCCATGCACACGGGCACCACGGCCTATGGCCTGCAATACGATCAGGCCGGATCGCTCAAGGTCATTAGCACAAAAGCAGGGGACACCGTGAAGGCCATTCAGTACGATCCCTTCGGGACGGTCATGTGGGACTCCAATCCGGACTTGCAACTCCCCATCGGATTTGCAGGCGGGCTTGCGGACCGCGACACAGGGCTGGTGCGCTTCGGCAACCGCGATTACGACCCAGAAACGGGCCGCTGGACATCACCCGGCGCAGACGGGCAGGCCAGAAAGCTCTGCCTTGTCGACCCGATAAATTCATGA
- a CDS encoding metallophosphoesterase family protein, with translation MSRIAILSDVHGNLEALTQVLRDLDTLGHDTAVCLGDIVGYGPQPQECCDLLRERDMHVVMGNHEQGLINIHYLTAFNQPARDALRKTREMITEDTYQWLVSHSKSLVLHDCRFVHGTPPDSASDYIWKHEKHMDAVFALFSEPVCFVGHTHDLVRFTFENNAAKKLPLPQGDTTLDPAQRHLVNIGAVGQPRDGDNRAKYAVYDTESHVLTVRYIPYDVEKTARLITAHGFHRGFADRLR, from the coding sequence ATGTCCCGCATAGCCATTCTTTCCGACGTCCACGGCAACCTTGAAGCACTGACGCAGGTCCTCAGGGATCTCGACACGCTTGGTCATGACACCGCCGTCTGCCTCGGCGACATCGTGGGCTACGGTCCGCAGCCGCAGGAGTGCTGCGACCTGCTGCGCGAGCGGGACATGCATGTTGTCATGGGCAACCATGAACAGGGACTCATCAACATCCACTACCTCACGGCTTTCAACCAGCCCGCACGCGACGCCCTGCGGAAGACCCGCGAGATGATCACCGAAGACACCTACCAATGGCTCGTCTCGCACTCCAAGTCGCTCGTGCTGCACGACTGCCGGTTCGTTCACGGCACGCCGCCGGACAGCGCAAGCGACTACATCTGGAAGCACGAAAAACACATGGACGCGGTCTTTGCCCTGTTCAGCGAGCCGGTCTGCTTCGTGGGGCACACCCACGACCTCGTGCGCTTCACCTTTGAAAACAACGCCGCTAAGAAACTGCCGCTGCCCCAAGGCGACACCACACTCGACCCGGCCCAGCGCCATCTGGTCAACATCGGAGCCGTGGGTCAGCCGCGCGATGGCGACAACCGCGCCAAATACGCCGTCTATGACACCGAATCACACGTCCTGACCGTCAGATATATTCCCTATGATGTGGAAAAAACCGCCAGACTCATTACGGCTCACGGTTTTCATCGCGGCTTTGCGGATCGATTGAGATAA